From one Streptomyces sp. ICC1 genomic stretch:
- a CDS encoding sulfatase-like hydrolase/transferase produces MTSNGSNLSRRAFGGAVGVTAAAAAVGLGAAAPAQAAGPGEQDFRAARGRRSRRPNILFILADDLGWADLSSYGAPHIKTPNLDRLARQGVRFTDAYSGSATCSPTRFSLYTGRYPGRAKGGLAEPIADKSVGLEPTHPTLASLLKGSGYATALIGKWHCGYLPDYSPTKSGWDEFFGNFGGALEYYSKLGLGGEYDLYEGDAEYKDLRYYTRILTERAGEYVSRDHGDKPWLLNLNFTTPHWPWIADGDTEASAEVTRRIKAGDGRALWHQDGGSIEKYKQMVEDLDRSVGEVLKALGRSGQEEDTLVFFSSDNGGERFSHNWPLAGNKASLQEGGIRVPNIVRWPARLDGGQVSHVPVFTPDWTATVLELAGARANPAYPLDGVSLAGYLLRGERIAERNLFWRVRGERALRRGDWKYYRGKAGTDQLFNLAGDIREQADKAALEPARLAELRAAWEKTNAGLLPYPG; encoded by the coding sequence GTGACCTCGAACGGATCCAACCTGTCCCGGCGCGCCTTCGGCGGCGCGGTCGGCGTGACCGCGGCCGCCGCGGCGGTGGGGCTGGGCGCGGCCGCGCCCGCCCAGGCCGCCGGCCCCGGAGAGCAGGATTTCCGGGCCGCGCGCGGCCGCCGCTCCCGCCGCCCGAACATCCTGTTCATCCTCGCGGACGACCTCGGCTGGGCCGACCTGTCCTCCTACGGGGCCCCGCACATCAAGACCCCGAACCTCGACAGGCTCGCCCGCCAGGGCGTGCGCTTCACCGACGCCTACTCCGGCTCCGCGACCTGCTCCCCGACCCGCTTCAGCCTGTACACCGGCCGCTACCCGGGCCGCGCCAAGGGCGGGCTGGCCGAGCCCATCGCGGACAAGTCGGTGGGCCTGGAGCCCACCCATCCGACCCTGGCCTCGCTGCTGAAGGGCTCCGGCTACGCGACGGCGCTGATCGGCAAGTGGCACTGCGGCTACCTGCCCGACTACAGCCCGACCAAGTCCGGCTGGGACGAGTTCTTCGGCAACTTCGGCGGAGCGCTGGAGTACTACTCCAAGCTCGGCCTGGGCGGGGAGTACGACCTGTACGAGGGCGACGCCGAGTACAAGGACCTGCGCTACTACACGCGGATCCTGACCGAGCGCGCCGGCGAGTACGTCTCCCGCGACCACGGCGACAAGCCGTGGCTGCTGAACCTCAACTTCACCACCCCGCACTGGCCGTGGATCGCCGACGGGGACACCGAGGCGAGCGCCGAGGTGACGCGCCGGATCAAGGCCGGTGACGGACGGGCCCTTTGGCACCAGGACGGCGGCTCCATCGAGAAGTACAAGCAGATGGTGGAGGACCTCGACCGCTCGGTCGGCGAGGTGCTGAAGGCGCTGGGGCGCTCCGGGCAGGAGGAGGACACCCTGGTCTTCTTCTCCAGCGACAACGGCGGGGAGCGCTTCTCCCACAACTGGCCGCTCGCCGGCAACAAGGCCTCCCTCCAGGAGGGCGGCATCCGCGTCCCGAACATCGTGCGCTGGCCCGCCCGGCTCGACGGCGGCCAGGTCAGCCACGTCCCGGTCTTCACCCCGGACTGGACGGCGACCGTGCTCGAACTGGCGGGCGCCCGCGCGAACCCGGCGTACCCGCTGGACGGGGTAAGCCTCGCCGGATACCTGCTGCGCGGCGAGAGGATCGCCGAGCGCAACCTCTTCTGGCGGGTGCGCGGGGAGCGGGCGCTGCGCCGCGGGGACTGGAAGTACTACCGCGGCAAGGCGGGCACCGACCAGCTCTTCAACCTGGCCGGGGACATCCGCGAGCAGGCCGACAAGGCGGCGCTGGAGCCAGCCCGGCTGGCCGAGCTGCGGGCTGCCTGGGAGAAGACCAACGCGGGGCTGCTGCCCTACCCGGGCTGA
- a CDS encoding putative leader peptide, which produces MQPLGDHSVTLVERRHVDLVRVASAICRCFA; this is translated from the coding sequence ATGCAGCCTCTCGGTGACCACTCCGTCACCCTCGTCGAGCGCCGGCACGTGGACCTGGTCCGTGTCGCGAGCGCCATCTGTCGCTGTTTCGCGTAG
- the purF gene encoding amidophosphoribosyltransferase translates to MPRGDGRLNHDLLPGEKGPQDACGVFGVWAPGEEVAKLTYFGLYALQHRGQESAGIAVSNGSQILVFKDMGLVSQVFDETSLGSLQGHIAVGHARYSTTGASVWENAQPTFRATAHGSIALGHNGNLVNTAELAEMVADLPRQDGRATQVAATNDTDLVTALLAGQTDDDGKPLTIEESATKVLPLVKGAFSLVFMDEGTLYTARDPQGIRPLVLGRLERGWVVASETAALDICGASFVREVEPGELIAIDENGLRTSRFAEAKPKGCVFEYVYLARPDTDIAGRNVYLSRVEMGRRLAKEAPADADLVISTPESGTPAAVGYAEASGIPYGVGLVKNAYVGRTFIQPSQTIRQLGIRLKLNPLKEVIRGKRLVVVDDSIVRGNTQRALVKMLREAGAAEVHIRISSPPVKWPCFFGIDFATRAELIANGMTVDEIATSLGADSLSYISLDAMVEATTIQKPNLCRACFDGVYPMELPDPQLLGKQLLESELAGGTDAADALRRP, encoded by the coding sequence GTGCCTCGTGGTGATGGACGACTCAACCACGACCTGCTCCCCGGCGAAAAGGGCCCCCAGGACGCTTGCGGCGTCTTCGGTGTCTGGGCTCCGGGTGAAGAGGTCGCCAAGCTCACCTACTTCGGACTGTATGCACTGCAGCACCGCGGACAAGAGTCCGCGGGCATCGCTGTGAGCAACGGTTCCCAGATCCTCGTCTTCAAGGACATGGGCCTCGTTTCCCAAGTCTTCGACGAAACCTCTCTCGGCTCGCTCCAAGGTCATATCGCGGTCGGTCACGCCCGCTACTCGACCACCGGGGCCTCCGTCTGGGAGAACGCGCAGCCCACCTTCCGCGCGACCGCCCACGGCTCCATTGCCCTGGGTCACAACGGCAACCTGGTGAACACCGCCGAGTTGGCCGAGATGGTCGCCGACCTCCCCCGTCAGGACGGCCGCGCCACCCAGGTGGCGGCCACCAACGACACCGACCTGGTCACCGCCCTGCTGGCCGGCCAGACGGACGACGACGGCAAGCCCCTGACCATCGAGGAGTCGGCCACCAAGGTCCTCCCGCTGGTGAAGGGCGCCTTCTCGCTCGTCTTCATGGACGAGGGCACGCTCTACACCGCCCGTGACCCGCAGGGCATCCGCCCGCTGGTCCTCGGCCGCCTCGAGCGCGGCTGGGTGGTCGCGAGCGAGACCGCCGCCCTGGACATCTGCGGCGCCAGCTTCGTCCGCGAGGTCGAGCCGGGCGAGCTCATCGCGATCGACGAGAACGGTCTGCGGACCTCTCGTTTCGCGGAAGCAAAGCCCAAGGGCTGTGTCTTCGAGTACGTCTACCTGGCGCGCCCGGACACCGACATCGCCGGCCGCAACGTCTACCTCTCGCGTGTCGAGATGGGCCGGCGCCTGGCCAAGGAAGCCCCGGCCGATGCCGACCTGGTGATATCGACGCCGGAATCGGGCACGCCCGCCGCCGTCGGGTACGCCGAAGCCAGCGGGATTCCGTACGGCGTCGGCCTGGTCAAGAACGCCTACGTTGGCCGGACCTTCATCCAGCCCTCGCAGACGATCCGCCAGCTGGGCATCCGCCTCAAGCTCAACCCCCTCAAGGAAGTCATCCGGGGCAAGCGCCTGGTGGTCGTCGACGACTCGATCGTCCGCGGCAACACCCAGCGCGCCCTGGTCAAGATGCTCCGCGAGGCCGGCGCGGCGGAGGTCCACATCCGGATCTCCTCGCCGCCGGTGAAGTGGCCGTGCTTCTTCGGCATCGACTTCGCCACCCGGGCCGAGCTGATCGCCAACGGCATGACGGTCGACGAGATCGCCACGTCGCTGGGCGCGGACTCGCTCTCGTACATCTCGCTCGACGCGATGGTCGAGGCGACGACGATCCAGAAGCCCAACCTCTGCCGGGCCTGCTTCGACGGCGTGTACCCCATGGAGCTGCCCGACCCGCAGCTGCTGGGCAAGCAGCTCCTGGAGTCGGAGCTGGCCGGCGGCACGGACGCCGCCGACGCGCTCCGGCGCCCGTAG